One part of the Leucoraja erinacea ecotype New England chromosome 17, Leri_hhj_1, whole genome shotgun sequence genome encodes these proteins:
- the tshz3b gene encoding teashirt homolog 3b, translating into MPRRKQQAPRRSAAYVPDELKAAALGDEETEASESGADGDSNCQYGCDEQEFNKEATTFHDSPTAEFSGQEVDSASHASETSDRLGDFESHSVKNEEESKEGVGAAEEEGVQDSLEQMKVIYNNILSNSYWSSLSLGLSQPGQPLANGGSSSSSSSSGASSCESGSFDWHQSAMSKTLQQVSQSRFLQEPGLFSTVQLYRQSSKLYGSIFSGASKFRCKDCSAAYDTLVDLTVHMNETGHYRDENNETDNNNPRKWSKPRKRSLLEMEGKEDAQKVLKCMYCGHSFESLQDLSVHMIKTKHYQKVPLKEPVTAISAKILPSSRKRLALDLELPSSPDSTGGTANTTTLSDTADPLHKSANPYVTPNNRYGHQNGASYAWQFEARKSQILKCMECGSSHDTLQDLTAHMMVTGHFVKVTNSAIKKGKQMVEAPPTPTPAVTSLLEDKVQSVPLAASAFTASAPAPGNASPKLNPDLKREVDKDSDSQDSDHRAKEKVKGCGNEDKYDISSKYQYLTEQDLEDNPRGGLDILKSLENTVTSAINKAQNGTPSWSGYPSIHAAYQLPGIMKLPCSPSTKHTQLKSTYTTLDGVVSPPNSQNSPLPKNTVHAMEKLVKKVSEKVSSREERARETETKACRPKRGESSPCHSEVGETKSEASTDPGPHGHDGHDTLAVGPRQSVRDSPSVEQVENGSDTLKPMCSSTAIITDHPPEQPFINPLSALQSVMNVHLGKAAKPALPSLDPMSMLYKMSNSLADKAALASPLTPAKKAEAADRYFYHHTSSDQPIDLTKAKTDKGGSLLGLSCVSPSSTTSTCTLTTTAKTTSAAVVSFMSSSPLRENALSDISDMLKNLTGSHTSKSSTPTSGSDRSEVEGSTVEDNEDISPAQKRKGRQSNWNPQHLLILQAQFAASLRQTSDGKFIMSDLSPQERMHISRFTGLSMTTISHWLANVKYQLRRTGGTKFLKNLDSGHPVFFCNDCASQIRTPSTYISHLESHLGFRLRDLSRLSSEQLGSQITHTKLPCDKAALHPSHDEEGAGVSFQCKLCNRTFGSKHAVKLHLSKTHGKSPEDHLMYVTELEKP; encoded by the coding sequence CCTACGTACCAGACGAGTTGAAGGCAGCAGCGCTGGGTGATGAGGAGACTGAGGCCAGCGAGTCTGGTGCAGACGGAGACAGCAACTGCCAATATGGATGCGACGAGCAGGAGTTCAACAAGGAAGCTACGACATTCCACGACTCTCCGACGGCAGAGTTCTCCGGCCAGGAGGTGGACAGCGCATCACATGCCAGCGAGACCAGTGACCGGCTGGGTGACTTTGAGAGCCACTCGGTGAAGAATGAGGAGGAGAGTAAAGAGGGAGTCGGGGCAGCGGAGGAGGAAGGAGTGCAGGACAGCCTGGAGCAGATGAAGGTCATCTACAACAACATCTTGTCTAACTCCTACTGGTCATCACTGAGCCTGGGCCTGAGCCAGCCCGGACAGCCGCTGGCTAacggaggcagcagcagcagcagcagcagcagcggagccAGTAGCTGTGAGAGTGGCAGCTTTGACTGGCACCAGTCTGCCATGTCCAAGACATTACAACAAGTGTCCCAGAGCCGTTTCCTACAGGAGCCTGGGCTGTTCAGCACAGTACAGTTGTACCGGCAGAGTAGCAAGCTGTACGGTTCCATCTTCAGTGGGGCCAGCAAGTTCCGATGTAAGGACTGCAGCGCTGCCTATGACACGCTGGTGGACCTCACGGTACACATGAACGAGACGGGACATTATCGGGACGAGAACAACGAGACAGACAACAACAACCCCAGGAAATGGTCCAAGCCCCGCAAACGTTCGCTGTTGGAGATGGAAGGCAAGGAGGACGCGCAGAAGGTCCTCAAGTGCATGTACTGCGGACATTCGTTCGAATCGCTGCAGGACCTCAGCGTGCACATGATCAAAACCAAACACTATCAGAAAGTGCCTCTGAAGGAGCCGGTGACTGCCATCTCGGCCAAGATCCTGCCCTCCAGCAGGAAGAGGCTAGCGCTGGATCTGGAGCTGCCCAGTTCTCCAGACTCCACGGGCGGCACGGCCAACACAACCACTCTGTCGGACACTGCTGACCCACTGCACAAGTCGGCAAACCCTTATGTCACCCCCAATAACCGGTACGGCCACCAGAACGGGGCCAGCTACGCCTGGCAGTTCGAGGCCAGGAAGTCCCAGATCCTCAAGTGCATGGAGTGCGGTTCTTCACACGACACGTTGCAGGATCTGACCGCCCATATGATGGTGACCGGACACTTTGTCAAGGTCACCAACTCCGCCATCAAGAAGGGCAAGCAGATGGTGGAGgcgccccccactcccacccccgcCGTGACCTCCCTTCTGGAGGACAAGGTGCAGTCCGTGCCCCTGGCAGCCAGCGCTTTCACCGCCTCCGCGCCAGCCCCCGGCAACGCCTCGCCCAAACTCAACCCCGACCTCAAGAGGGAAGTGGACAAGGACTCTGACAGCCAGGACTCCGACCACAGGGCAAAGGAGAAGGTGAAAGGGTGCGGCAACGAGGACAAGTACGACATCTCCTCCAAATACCAGTACCTGACCGAGCAGGACCTGGAGGACAACCCCAGAGGCGGCCTGGACATCCTGaagtctctggagaacacggtgaCATCGGCCATAAATAAGGCCCAGAATGGGACCCCCAGCTGGAGTGGCTATCCCAGTATCCACGCCGCCTACCAGCTGCCCGGCATCATGAAGTTGCCCTGTAGCCCCTCCACCAAGCACACCCAGCTGAAATCCACCTACACCACCTTGGACGGCGTGGTCTCTCCCCCCAACAGCCAGAACTCCCCTCTGCCCAAAAACACCGTCCACGCCATGGAGAAGCTGGTCAAGAAGGTGAGCGAGAAGGTGAGCAGTCGCgaggagagggcgagagagacgGAGACTAAAGCATGCCGGCCCAAGCGGGGGGAGTCCAGCCCCTGCCACAGCGAGGTGGGAGAAACCAAGAGTGAGGCTTCCACTGACCCTGGGCCTCATGGACACGATGGCCACGACACTCTTGCTGTTGGGCCGAGGCAGAGTGTCAGGGACAGCCCATCTGTGGAGCAGGTGGAGAATGGCAGCGACACATTGAAGCCCATGTGTAGCAGTACGGCCATCATCACTGACCACCCACCCGAACAACCCTTCATCAACCCACTCAGCGCCCTACAGTCGGTGATGAATGTCCACTTGGGTAAAGCCGCCAAGCCGGCCCTGCCCAGCCTTGACCCCATGAGCATGTTGTACAAGATGAGCAACAGCCTGGCGGACAAGGCAGCTCTGGCCTCGCCCCTGACTCCGGCCAAGAAAGCCGAAGCTGCTGATCGCTACTTCTACCACCACACCAGCAGTGACCAGCCCATCGACCTGACCAAGGCCAAGACGGACAAAGGCGGCTCGCTGCTGGGATTGTCATGCGTGTCTCCGTCTTCCACAACGTCCACGTGCACCTTGACCACCACGGCCAAGACCACGTCGGCAGCGGTCGTGTCCTTCATGTCCAGCTCGCCGCTCCGTGAGAACGCCCTGTCGGACATCTCGGACATGCTGAAGAATCTGACGGGCAGCCACACGTCCAAGTCTTCCACTCCCACCAGCGGCTCGGACAGGTCGGAGgtggagggcagcacggtggaggaCAACGAGGACATCTCTCCGGCCCAGAAGCGCAAGGGGCGACAGTCCAACTGGAACCCGCAGCATCTGCTCATCCTCCAGGCCCAGTTTGCGGCCAGTCTGCGGCAGACATCCGACGGCAAGTTCATCATGTCTGACCTTAGTCCACAGGAGAGGATGCATATCTCCCGCTTCACCGGCCTATCGATGACCACTATCAGCCACTGGCTGGCCAATGTCAAGTACCAGCTACGAAGGACAGGTGGAACTAAATTCCTCAAAAACCTCGACTCCGGACACCCGGTATTTTTTTGTAACGACTGCGCTTCGCAGATCAGAACTCCGTCCACTTACATCAGCCACTTAGAATCGCACTTAGGCTTCAGGCTACGGGACCTATCCAGACTCTCGAGTGAACAGCTGGGCAGCCAGATTACACACACCAAGCTGCCCTGTGACAAGGCAGCCTTGCACCCCTCACATGACGAGGAGGGAGCGGGTGTCAGCTTCCAGTGTAAGTTGTGTAACAGAACCTTCGGCAGTAAGCACGCTGTCAAACTGCATCTGAGTAAAACACATGGCAAATCTCCAGAGGACCATCTCATGTATGTGACAGAGCTGGAGAAACCGTAG